The Anaerolineae bacterium genome contains the following window.
GGCCTTGCTGACTCGCCTGCCGGATGTGACCCTGCGGCGCATCCTGGGCCTGTTCACGCTGGTGGCCGTCGCTTACAAGCTGGGCAGCGACCGCCTGCGCGTCTTGCGTTACACGCCCCACCCCTGGCATGGCGCGCTGGCCGGTGGGCTATCCGGCTTTGCTTCCGCCCTGGCCAACGCCGGCGGCCCACCGATCACGATCTACCTGCTGTTGCAGCGCCTGACGCCGCTAGTCTTCCTGGGCACCAATGCCCTGTTCTTCGCCATCGTCAACGTGATCAAGTTGCCTTTCTTCCTGGGAACCAGCGTGATCAACGCCGATCAACTCCTGGGTACGATCTGGGCGCTGCCGTTGATCCCGGTCGGCGTCTGGCTGAGCAAGCAGCTGATGACCCGGATCAATCGCCAGGCTTTTGAGTGGCTGATGCTGGCCCTGCTGACTTACAGCGGCTTTTCCCTGTTGCTGCGCTGACGGGCAATCCGGCTGACGGCGCATGAGAAGATGGTGAGAGTCGGGTGGCAGGGCAGCAACAGGATTGCCAGGACTGCCGGGCTTCGGGTATTTTAGAGGTAAATCAGAACCGCTTCATCTTAAATGCGGAGAAAGCCCATCGTGCCCAGCAAAATCAAATCCTCGCGTCGCCCTCCTGCCACCGGCCTCCGCCGCTATCTGACGGTTGAACGCGTCGTCATCGGCGGCGCGGTCGGGTTCACCATCATCTTCCTGGCCGCCATGGTGATGGGTAGCGTCTTCAACACCCCGCCCGACGTCAACCCGGCCGCCGTCCCTGATCACAGCCAGGCTTTTCCTATCCAGAGCCGCGATCACATCCAGCCGGGCGCCCAGCACCCGCCCTATAACTCCAACCCGCCAACCGGCGGCTGGCACTACGCCCAGACGGCCCGCACCGGCGTTTACACGGAAATGCTGCCGGATGAAACGCTGGTCCACAACCTGGAGCACGGGCATGTCTGGCTATCCTACCGCGACGCTGAGGACGAGGAAGCGCTGGCCGTCCTGCGCGACCTGCAGCGTTTTTACCCGGACTACGTGATCGTCACCTACCGTCCGCAAAACGACACCCGCGTTGCTGCGGCGGCCTGGGGGCGGCTGCTGACGCTGGACGAGCCGGATGCTGCCCAGTTGCAGGCCTTCATCATGCGTTACCGCGAGCGCGCGCCGGAGAACATTCCGGGGTAAGACT
Protein-coding sequences here:
- a CDS encoding sulfite exporter TauE/SafE family protein, translating into MTVLPELFLAALLIGLSKGGLAGALGGLVVPLLSTVMPVSQAVGLTLPLLMIGDVFALRAFWRQWDGRLLQLLLPAAVIGILAGVALLTRLPDVTLRRILGLFTLVAVAYKLGSDRLRVLRYTPHPWHGALAGGLSGFASALANAGGPPITIYLLLQRLTPLVFLGTNALFFAIVNVIKLPFFLGTSVINADQLLGTIWALPLIPVGVWLSKQLMTRINRQAFEWLMLALLTYSGFSLLLR
- a CDS encoding DUF3105 domain-containing protein, which codes for MPSKIKSSRRPPATGLRRYLTVERVVIGGAVGFTIIFLAAMVMGSVFNTPPDVNPAAVPDHSQAFPIQSRDHIQPGAQHPPYNSNPPTGGWHYAQTARTGVYTEMLPDETLVHNLEHGHVWLSYRDAEDEEALAVLRDLQRFYPDYVIVTYRPQNDTRVAAAAWGRLLTLDEPDAAQLQAFIMRYRERAPENIPG